One Streptomyces mobaraensis NBRC 13819 = DSM 40847 DNA segment encodes these proteins:
- a CDS encoding transglutaminase-like domain-containing protein translates to MTETSGRRRFAEAARDERPDLALLCLLIAAEADPGLGERELDAAQMELDRLAGMLPALGRHAEPERWAAALAELLGERCGFHGTPADYRRLESSLLTSVLERRRGLPILLSVVWLEVARRAGAPVYGVALPGHFVVGFGTPEGRHVLADPFEGGRTLSEEEAGLLVAGATGTPVPPAAFSPAEPLEIVLRVLNNIRAWAAARPERGGVRLWAVELSLLLPSHPARLRHEHAELLVERGEFARGARELEEYAEVIAPVEPETAEAVRRQALAARALLN, encoded by the coding sequence ATGACCGAGACCAGCGGCCGGCGGCGGTTCGCCGAAGCGGCCCGTGACGAGCGGCCCGACCTGGCGCTGCTGTGCCTGCTCATCGCCGCCGAGGCCGATCCCGGGCTCGGCGAACGGGAGCTCGACGCGGCCCAGATGGAGCTGGACCGCCTCGCCGGAATGCTGCCGGCGCTCGGCCGGCACGCCGAGCCGGAGCGCTGGGCGGCGGCCCTCGCGGAGCTGCTCGGCGAACGCTGCGGCTTCCACGGGACGCCCGCCGACTACCGGCGGCTGGAGTCCTCCCTCCTCACCTCGGTGCTGGAGCGGCGCCGGGGGCTGCCGATCCTGCTGTCCGTGGTGTGGCTGGAGGTGGCCCGGCGGGCCGGGGCGCCGGTGTACGGGGTGGCGCTGCCCGGCCACTTCGTCGTCGGCTTCGGCACCCCGGAAGGGCGGCATGTGCTCGCCGACCCGTTCGAGGGCGGTCGGACGCTGTCAGAGGAGGAGGCGGGGCTGCTCGTCGCCGGCGCCACCGGCACCCCGGTACCGCCCGCCGCGTTCTCGCCGGCCGAGCCGCTGGAGATCGTCCTCCGCGTCCTCAACAACATCCGCGCCTGGGCGGCGGCCCGCCCCGAGCGCGGCGGCGTCCGGCTCTGGGCCGTGGAACTCTCCCTGCTGCTCCCCAGCCACCCGGCGCGACTCCGCCACGAGCACGCCGAACTCCTGGTCGAGCGCGGGGAGTTCGCGCGCGGGGCGCGGGAACTGGAGGAGTACGCCGAGGTGATCGCCCCGGTGGAGCCGGAGACGGCGGAGGCGGTGCGCCGGCAGGCGCTGGCGGCGCGGGCGCTGCTCAACTGA
- the dapC gene encoding succinyldiaminopimelate transaminase, producing the protein MTAVSSRLPVFPWDRLEPYKATAAAHPDGIVDLSVGTPVDPVPALVRRALAEAADSPGYPTVWGTAALRDALTGWTERRLGARGMAHENVLPVVGSKELVAWLPTQLGLGAGDKVAYPRLAYPTYEVGARLVGAEPVVYDAGTFTSDAAVAELDPAGLRLLWLNSPSNPTGRVMSADELRRAVAWAREHGVLLVSDECYLELGWETEPVSVLHPDVCGGSYDGIVAVHSLSKRSNLAGYRAAFLAGDAGVLGELLRIRKHGGMMVAAPVQAATVAALGDTAHVTEQRARYARRRAALRAAFEGAGFRIEHSEASLYLWATRDEPCWDTVGDLSKLGILVAPGEFYGAAGERFVRIAFTATDERVEAAVRRLAG; encoded by the coding sequence GTGACCGCAGTCTCCTCCCGCCTCCCCGTCTTCCCCTGGGACCGCCTGGAGCCCTACAAGGCCACGGCCGCCGCGCACCCCGACGGCATCGTGGACCTCTCCGTGGGCACGCCGGTGGACCCGGTCCCGGCCCTGGTCCGCCGGGCCCTCGCCGAGGCGGCGGACAGCCCCGGCTATCCGACGGTCTGGGGCACGGCCGCGCTGCGCGACGCGCTCACCGGCTGGACGGAGCGTCGGCTGGGCGCCCGCGGGATGGCGCACGAGAACGTGCTGCCGGTGGTCGGCTCCAAGGAACTGGTCGCCTGGCTGCCCACCCAGCTCGGCCTCGGGGCGGGCGACAAGGTCGCGTACCCGCGGCTCGCCTACCCGACGTACGAGGTGGGCGCGCGGCTGGTGGGCGCCGAGCCGGTGGTCTACGACGCCGGGACCTTCACGTCCGACGCCGCCGTCGCGGAGCTCGACCCGGCCGGCCTCAGGCTGCTCTGGCTGAACTCGCCGTCGAACCCCACCGGCCGTGTCATGTCGGCCGACGAACTGCGCCGCGCGGTCGCCTGGGCCCGCGAGCACGGCGTCCTGCTCGTCAGTGACGAGTGCTACCTGGAGCTGGGCTGGGAGACCGAGCCGGTCTCCGTCCTCCACCCGGACGTCTGCGGGGGCTCGTACGACGGGATCGTCGCCGTCCACTCGCTGTCCAAGCGCTCCAACCTGGCCGGCTACCGGGCCGCGTTCCTCGCCGGTGACGCGGGCGTGCTCGGCGAGCTGCTGCGGATCCGCAAGCACGGCGGGATGATGGTCGCCGCCCCGGTGCAGGCCGCCACGGTGGCCGCGCTCGGCGACACCGCGCACGTCACCGAGCAGCGGGCGCGCTACGCCCGCCGCCGGGCCGCCCTGCGGGCCGCCTTCGAGGGCGCGGGGTTCCGCATCGAGCACAGCGAGGCGTCGCTGTACCTGTGGGCCACCCGGGACGAGCCGTGCTGGGACACCGTCGGGGACCTGTCGAAGCTCGGCATTCTCGTGGCGCCCGGTGAGTTCTACGGCGCGGCGGGCGAGCGCTTCGTGCGGATCGCCTTCACCGCGACCGACGAGCGGGTGGAGGCGGCCGTCCGCCGCCTGGCGGGCTGA
- a CDS encoding response regulator transcription factor, translating into MTDAPDQPPVRCVRVLLAEDQSMVREALAALLDLEGDIEVVAQVARGDEVVEAARRARPDVALLDIEMPGMTGLEAAALLGREVPEVRIVILTTFGRPGYLRRAMEAGASAFLVKDAPAAQLADAVRRVLRGERVIDPALAAAALAAGADPLTERERSVLRASADGSTNAELAKRLHLSHGTVRNYLSTAIQKTGARNRADAVRIAREKGWL; encoded by the coding sequence ATGACTGACGCCCCCGACCAGCCGCCCGTAAGATGTGTAAGAGTCCTCCTCGCCGAGGACCAGTCCATGGTCCGCGAGGCGCTCGCGGCGCTGCTGGACCTGGAGGGCGACATCGAGGTCGTCGCGCAGGTGGCGCGGGGGGACGAGGTGGTGGAGGCGGCCCGGCGGGCGCGGCCCGACGTGGCGCTGCTGGACATCGAGATGCCCGGGATGACGGGCCTGGAGGCGGCGGCGCTGCTGGGGCGGGAGGTGCCGGAGGTACGGATCGTCATCCTCACGACGTTCGGCCGCCCCGGCTATCTGCGCCGGGCGATGGAGGCGGGCGCGTCCGCCTTCCTGGTCAAGGACGCCCCGGCGGCCCAGCTGGCGGACGCCGTGCGCCGGGTGCTGCGCGGCGAGCGCGTCATCGACCCGGCCCTCGCGGCGGCGGCCCTCGCCGCGGGGGCGGACCCGCTGACCGAGCGCGAACGGTCGGTGCTGCGCGCCTCTGCCGACGGTTCGACCAACGCCGAACTGGCGAAGCGGCTCCACCTGTCGCACGGGACCGTCCGCAACTACCTGTCGACGGCGATCCAGAAGACGGGCGCGCGGAACCGGGCCGACGCGGTGCGCATCGCGCGGGAGAAGGGGTGGCTCTGA
- a CDS encoding GNAT family N-acetyltransferase, giving the protein MEFTTGGRLEIRISSEDVGKRVSVRALNDRTRSPERFADAVGTLDSWADGVLRITRRDGRTVEVAEDALVAGKVVPAAPARRRGPAATLRELQEVAARGWPALETGRLGDWTLRAAGGFTARANSALPLGRSGLPLPEALDRVTAWYHERGLPARVQVTTGDPAEDERLDAELAARGWTGERYALMRTAALAPVADAVADVDRVLLGREPDEAWLDAYGRVENPDAARAVLAGGPSVWCASVPGAAIGRCVVDGRWAGFAALEVSPEHRRQGLATLVMAALARRALDEGASAAYLQVETGNAGALALYDRLGFTTHHAYHYRREPER; this is encoded by the coding sequence GTGGAATTCACCACGGGCGGACGGCTGGAAATACGGATCAGTTCCGAAGATGTGGGAAAAAGGGTCTCGGTGCGGGCGCTGAACGACCGTACCCGTTCCCCGGAACGGTTCGCCGACGCCGTCGGAACGCTCGACTCCTGGGCGGACGGTGTGTTGCGGATCACACGTCGCGACGGGCGGACGGTCGAGGTCGCGGAGGACGCGCTCGTCGCGGGCAAGGTCGTCCCGGCCGCTCCCGCGCGGCGGCGCGGCCCGGCCGCGACCCTGCGCGAGCTCCAGGAGGTCGCCGCGCGCGGCTGGCCGGCCCTCGAGACCGGGCGGCTGGGCGACTGGACGCTCCGCGCGGCCGGCGGCTTCACCGCCCGCGCCAACTCGGCGCTCCCCCTGGGCCGTTCCGGGCTGCCGCTGCCGGAGGCGCTGGACCGGGTCACCGCCTGGTACCACGAGCGCGGCCTCCCGGCGCGCGTCCAGGTCACCACCGGCGACCCGGCGGAGGACGAACGGCTCGACGCCGAGCTGGCCGCGCGCGGCTGGACCGGCGAGCGGTACGCCCTGATGCGGACGGCCGCCCTGGCGCCGGTCGCGGACGCGGTGGCGGACGTCGACCGGGTGCTGCTCGGCCGCGAGCCCGACGAGGCGTGGCTGGACGCGTACGGGCGCGTCGAGAACCCCGACGCCGCCCGCGCGGTGCTGGCCGGCGGGCCGTCCGTGTGGTGCGCGAGCGTCCCCGGCGCCGCCATCGGGCGCTGTGTGGTGGACGGCCGGTGGGCCGGGTTCGCCGCCCTGGAGGTCTCCCCCGAGCACCGGCGGCAGGGGCTGGCGACGCTGGTGATGGCCGCGCTGGCGCGGCGGGCGCTGGACGAGGGCGCCTCGGCCGCGTACCTCCAGGTCGAGACCGGCAACGCGGGCGCGCTGGCGCTCTACGACCGGCTCGGCTTCACGACGCACCACGCCTACCACTACCGTCGCGAGCCGGAGCGGTGA
- the fdxA gene encoding ferredoxin, which produces MTYVIAQPCVDVKDKACIEECPVDCIYEGSRSLYIHPDECVDCGACEPVCPVEAIFYEDDTPDEWKDYYKANVEFFDELGSPGGASKLGLIERDHPFIAALPPQNQ; this is translated from the coding sequence GTGACCTACGTCATCGCGCAGCCTTGTGTCGACGTGAAGGACAAGGCGTGCATCGAGGAGTGCCCCGTCGACTGCATCTACGAGGGCTCCCGGTCCTTGTACATCCACCCGGACGAATGTGTCGACTGTGGCGCCTGTGAGCCGGTCTGCCCGGTGGAAGCGATCTTCTACGAGGACGACACCCCGGACGAGTGGAAGGACTACTACAAGGCGAACGTCGAGTTCTTCGACGAGCTCGGCTCGCCGGGCGGCGCCTCCAAGCTGGGGCTGATCGAGCGGGACCACCCGTTCATCGCCGCGCTGCCGCCGCAGAACCAGTGA
- the folP gene encoding dihydropteroate synthase codes for MLRLGRREFGAHEPVIMAIVNRTPDSFYDRGATFQDEPALARVEQAVAEGAAIIDIGGVKAGPGEEVTAEEEARRTVGFVAEVRRRHPDVVISVDTWRHEVGEAVCEAGADLLNDAWGGFDPRLAEVAARYGAGLVCTHAGGVAPRTRPHRTAYEDVMADILRVTVGLAERAAALGVRRDGILIDPGHDFGKNTRHSLEATRRLGEMTETGWPVLVSLSNKDFVGETLDRPVKERLIGTLATTAVSAWLGAQVYRVHEVAETRQVLDMVASIAGHREPAVARRGLA; via the coding sequence ATGCTGCGGCTGGGACGACGCGAGTTCGGGGCCCACGAGCCGGTGATCATGGCAATCGTCAACCGGACGCCGGACTCGTTCTACGACCGGGGGGCCACCTTCCAGGACGAGCCCGCGCTGGCCCGGGTCGAGCAGGCGGTGGCCGAGGGCGCCGCGATCATCGACATCGGCGGGGTGAAGGCCGGTCCCGGCGAGGAGGTGACGGCCGAGGAGGAGGCCCGGCGGACCGTCGGCTTCGTCGCCGAGGTGCGCCGCCGCCACCCGGATGTCGTGATCAGCGTGGACACCTGGCGGCACGAGGTCGGCGAGGCGGTCTGCGAGGCCGGTGCGGACCTGCTGAACGACGCGTGGGGCGGGTTCGACCCCCGGCTGGCCGAGGTCGCCGCCCGGTACGGCGCCGGTCTGGTCTGCACCCATGCGGGCGGCGTCGCGCCGCGCACCCGGCCGCACCGGACCGCGTACGAGGACGTGATGGCGGACATCCTGCGGGTCACCGTGGGACTGGCCGAACGAGCCGCCGCCCTCGGCGTGCGGCGCGACGGCATCCTGATCGACCCCGGGCACGACTTCGGGAAGAACACCCGCCACTCGCTGGAGGCCACCCGGCGGCTGGGCGAGATGACGGAGACCGGCTGGCCGGTGCTGGTCTCGCTGTCCAACAAGGACTTCGTCGGCGAGACCCTGGACCGCCCGGTCAAGGAGCGGCTCATCGGGACGCTCGCCACGACCGCGGTGTCCGCCTGGCTCGGCGCCCAGGTGTACCGGGTGCACGAGGTGGCCGAGACCCGGCAGGTGCTGGACATGGTCGCGTCCATCGCCGGCCACCGGGAGCCGGCGGTCGCCCGGCGCGGGCTGGCGTAG
- a CDS encoding methyltransferase domain-containing protein has product MTERTAKEVGPQGLASVLMEKGALTSAWLPAFEAVPRHAFMPNAIWPGRAGMNRQSDRVIRSEEPDVWWEAVYRDAPITTQWDDGAYTGTGKGKSPTSSNSMPTMVFSMLDALSVEDGNTVLEVGTGTGWNAALLSHRLGAENVVSVEVDEASAEDARTRLNLAGLRPLVHVGDGAQGYPERAPYDRLIATCSIGSVPPAWREQVKPGGVIVTPWGPTYGGEAVARLTVAEDGSASGPFVGSSAFMRMRAQRVQRQHVREYLGGRKWPADGVQSMTSLSPDDVGDWHVMFAIGVQVPDAFPWMESYDDGSYTLWLRDTAVTSWATADYVPGKDEFEVYQSGPRNLWDEVLVAYRWWDKQGQPGFERFGLTVDGDGERVWLDSPDNPVSAP; this is encoded by the coding sequence GTGACCGAGCGCACCGCGAAGGAGGTGGGCCCTCAGGGGCTCGCCTCCGTGCTCATGGAAAAGGGAGCCCTCACGAGCGCTTGGCTCCCTGCGTTCGAGGCGGTACCGCGTCACGCGTTCATGCCGAATGCGATCTGGCCCGGTCGCGCTGGCATGAACCGGCAGAGTGACCGCGTGATCCGCAGCGAGGAACCTGACGTGTGGTGGGAGGCCGTCTACCGGGACGCGCCGATCACGACGCAATGGGATGACGGCGCGTACACCGGAACCGGCAAGGGCAAGTCCCCTACCTCTTCCAACTCCATGCCCACGATGGTGTTTTCGATGCTGGACGCGCTCAGCGTCGAGGACGGGAACACCGTGTTGGAGGTCGGCACCGGTACCGGGTGGAACGCTGCCCTGCTGTCTCACCGGCTGGGCGCTGAGAACGTCGTCAGCGTCGAGGTGGACGAGGCCAGCGCGGAGGACGCGCGTACCCGCCTGAACCTCGCGGGGCTCCGTCCGCTGGTGCACGTCGGCGACGGGGCGCAGGGGTACCCGGAGCGGGCCCCGTACGACCGGCTGATCGCTACGTGCTCCATCGGCAGCGTGCCCCCGGCATGGCGGGAGCAGGTGAAGCCAGGCGGGGTGATCGTGACCCCGTGGGGGCCGACGTACGGCGGGGAGGCGGTAGCGCGTCTCACGGTCGCTGAGGACGGTTCGGCGTCCGGCCCGTTCGTGGGGTCGTCGGCGTTCATGCGGATGCGTGCTCAGCGGGTCCAGCGTCAGCACGTCCGTGAGTACCTGGGCGGGCGGAAGTGGCCAGCGGACGGCGTGCAGTCCATGACATCACTGTCCCCGGACGACGTGGGTGACTGGCACGTCATGTTCGCGATCGGGGTACAGGTGCCCGACGCGTTCCCGTGGATGGAGTCGTACGACGACGGCTCTTACACGCTGTGGCTGCGGGACACGGCCGTCACGTCGTGGGCGACCGCTGACTACGTGCCGGGGAAGGACGAGTTCGAGGTCTACCAGTCCGGTCCCCGGAACCTCTGGGATGAGGTGCTGGTGGCCTACCGCTGGTGGGACAAGCAGGGGCAGCCCGGGTTCGAGCGGTTCGGGCTGACCGTGGACGGCGACGGCGAGCGCGTGTGGCTCGACTCTCCGGACAACCCCGTGTCGGCACCGTAG
- the dapE gene encoding succinyl-diaminopimelate desuccinylase — protein MDHAAALDLSLDAAALTARLVDFPSVSGTEGPLADAIERALRDLPHLTVDRHGNNVVARTNLGRAERVVLAGHIDTVPIADNVPSRLDDDGVLWGCGTSDMKSGVAVQLRIAATVPEPNRDLTFVFYDNEEVSADLNGLGHVAKAHPDWLAGDFAVLLEPSDGEVEGGCQGTLRVILRVQGERAHSARSWMGSNAIHAAAPILARLASYEPRRPVIDGLQYHEGLNAVRIGGGVANNVIPDECTVTVNYRYAPDRTEHEAIAHVLEVFEGCGVTEVTIDDHSGGALPGLSHPAAAAFMEAVGGRARPKFGWTDVSRFAALGVPAVNYGPGDPLYAHKRDEHVAVARIHQCEERLRAWLTA, from the coding sequence ATGGACCACGCCGCCGCACTCGACCTGTCCCTCGACGCCGCCGCGCTCACCGCGCGCCTCGTCGACTTCCCGTCGGTCAGCGGTACGGAGGGACCGCTCGCCGACGCCATCGAGCGGGCCCTGCGCGACCTCCCGCACCTCACCGTGGACCGGCACGGAAACAACGTCGTCGCCCGCACCAACCTCGGCCGCGCCGAACGCGTCGTCCTCGCCGGGCACATCGACACCGTGCCCATCGCCGACAACGTCCCGTCCCGGCTGGACGATGACGGTGTGCTCTGGGGCTGCGGCACCAGCGACATGAAGTCCGGCGTCGCGGTCCAGCTGCGCATCGCGGCGACCGTCCCCGAACCCAACCGCGACCTCACCTTCGTCTTCTACGACAACGAGGAGGTCTCCGCCGACCTCAACGGCCTCGGGCACGTCGCCAAGGCCCACCCGGACTGGCTGGCGGGCGACTTCGCCGTCCTCCTCGAACCCTCCGACGGCGAGGTGGAGGGCGGCTGCCAGGGCACCCTGCGGGTGATCCTGCGCGTCCAGGGCGAGCGCGCCCACTCCGCGCGGAGCTGGATGGGCTCCAACGCGATCCACGCCGCCGCGCCGATCCTGGCCCGGCTGGCCTCCTACGAGCCGCGCCGGCCCGTCATCGACGGCCTCCAGTACCACGAGGGCCTCAACGCCGTCCGCATCGGCGGCGGGGTGGCCAACAACGTGATCCCCGACGAGTGCACCGTGACGGTGAACTACCGCTACGCGCCGGACCGCACCGAGCACGAGGCGATCGCGCACGTCCTTGAGGTGTTCGAGGGCTGCGGCGTCACCGAGGTGACGATCGACGACCACTCGGGCGGCGCCCTGCCCGGCCTCTCGCACCCGGCCGCGGCGGCCTTCATGGAGGCGGTGGGCGGCCGGGCGCGGCCCAAGTTCGGCTGGACCGACGTGTCCCGGTTCGCCGCCCTCGGGGTGCCCGCCGTCAACTACGGTCCCGGCGACCCGTTGTACGCGCACAAGCGGGACGAGCACGTGGCGGTGGCACGGATCCACCAGTGCGAGGAGCGGCTGCGGGCCTGGCTCACGGCCTGA
- a CDS encoding TIGR00730 family Rossman fold protein has translation MVNSDGARTRREQRRGPVLRRHGQMQQGTTDQHLLDTRGTADWVHEDPFRVLRIQSEFVEGFGALAELPPAISVFGSARTRRDSPEYEAATAIGRGLVEAGFAVITGGGPGAMEAANKGAMEAGGVSVGLGIELPFEQGINPYVNLGVDFRYFFVRKTMFVKYASGFVVLPGGLGTLDELFEALTLVQTKKVTRFPIVLFGSEYWSGLVRWIEDTLVAGGKVGAHDLQLFHVTDDVEEAIALVTKEAGA, from the coding sequence ATGGTCAATTCCGACGGGGCGCGCACGCGGCGGGAGCAGCGCCGGGGGCCGGTGCTGCGACGCCATGGGCAGATGCAGCAGGGCACCACGGACCAGCACCTGCTGGACACCCGGGGGACGGCGGACTGGGTGCACGAGGACCCGTTCCGGGTGCTGCGCATCCAGTCCGAGTTCGTCGAGGGCTTCGGCGCCCTCGCCGAACTGCCCCCGGCGATCAGTGTGTTCGGTTCCGCCCGGACCCGGCGGGACTCGCCGGAGTACGAGGCCGCGACCGCGATCGGCCGGGGCCTGGTCGAGGCCGGCTTCGCCGTGATCACCGGCGGCGGGCCCGGCGCGATGGAGGCGGCGAACAAGGGCGCGATGGAGGCGGGCGGCGTCTCCGTCGGCCTCGGCATCGAGCTGCCCTTCGAACAGGGCATCAACCCCTATGTGAACCTGGGGGTCGACTTCCGCTACTTCTTCGTCCGCAAGACGATGTTCGTGAAGTACGCGAGCGGCTTCGTGGTGCTGCCGGGCGGGCTGGGGACGCTGGACGAGCTGTTCGAGGCGCTCACCCTGGTGCAGACGAAGAAGGTGACGCGGTTCCCGATCGTCCTCTTCGGCTCGGAGTACTGGAGCGGTCTGGTGCGGTGGATCGAGGACACGCTGGTGGCGGGGGGCAAGGTGGGGGCGCACGACCTCCAGCTGTTCCATGTGACGGACGACGTGGAGGAGGCCATCGCGCTGGTGACGAAGGAGGCGGGGGCGTAG